The genome window tgatggaaaattagagccaagggctaaaaagtgcattttccttgggtatgcatctggggtgaaaggataccgactatggtatcctgatcccatggcaccaaaatttataattagcagagatgtaacctttgatgaatcctctatgttacattctagaaaagagtcttctagttcttgtgatacagataaaggaaagtgtACACAGAACCATGTGGAGATTGAGgttggcattccttctgagccaagctcatcaactttggagcaaaatacagttgaaactcctgaagttgagacataagctgaaattcctgaagttgaaccagaataagaggagtattctatagccaaacatagaccaagaagagaaggtaaataACCATTAAGGTTtagagattatgttgcatttgctttttcagttgcacaggaaactgaagaaattggagaaccatcaaaatattcagatgcagtttctggtgctgactcagccaagtggctgattgcaatgaatgaagaaattgagtctctccacaagagtggtacttggtctcttgtgaagctgccatcaggaaaaagaattgttggttacaaatgggtcttcaagaaaaaggatggcattccaggggttgaagatgcgaggtataaggcacgattagttgcaaagggctatagccAGGTACaaagagttgattttaatgatattttctcacctgttgttacacatagctctattcgtgtcttgcttgccttcgttgccatgtatgatttggaattagaacaacttgatgttaagacagctttcttacatgtcgaacttgaggaacaaatatacatgcatcaacccgaaggatttgaaattgaaggaaaagaagatcatgtttgcttgttgaagaaatccttatacggattaaagcagtctccaaggtaatggtataaaaggtttgattcctttatgttgggtcatgattattcgaggagcatgtatgatagttgtgtttacttctggaagttaaatgatggttcatttgtgtacctattattatatgttgatgacatgctcattgctgctaaggatttaacagaaattcacaatttgaaaagtcagctgaaaagtgaatttgagatgaaagatttgggagcagctaagaaaatccttggcatggagatcaaaagagatcgaagagccaacaggctatttctgacccagaagaagtacttggagaaagtcttagagaggtttggcatgaaagatgctaaaccagttagtacccctcttgctgctcattttaagttatcagctgttcagttcccgcagtcagaggaagaagagaggtacatggcacaggttccttattccagtgcagtcggcagtattatgtatgcaatggtttatacacgtccagacatttcacaagcagtgagcgtggtaagccggtatatggcttgcccgtaaagcacattggcatgctgtgaaatggattctcaaatacttgcgaggtacttcaaacacatgtttggagtttgggagaaatactaacactttggttggttttgtagactcagattatgcaggtgatcttgacaaaagaagatcactgatatgctatgtattttgcatcgggGGGTGctctattagttggaaagctacattacaacatatAGTAgttttatctactaccgaagcagaatatatggcagtgaccgaggcgatcaaagaagctttatggttgaagggtctatttgcggaactcaatttacaccaaggtggtattaccattttctgtgatagtcaaagtgccattcacttgactaaagatcaaatgtatcatgagaggacgaagcacattgatataaagtatcatttcatccgagaaaacattgctgaaagaaaagtctctgttcagaagatcaacactagagacaatcctgctaacatgttcacaaaacctcttccagtgtccaagtttaagctttgcctgaacttgattgacatttatgaagaatgattttgcccattgggggtttttgcggagaaggtgaagcaaatttattatatataagccgaaattaggccaaggtggagatttgtaatatgaccaaattttcatgacatttgccatgacataatatccattataacaaatttgtagttcatgacatttgccatgacataatatccattataataaatttgtggaccatgacatttgccatgacataatatccattattaggcaaAGGATTTTTGCTATAAATAGAGTAGTTTttcctcatttgaaaacacaccaattcaagagctattcactcttgtctttctttctcctcctttatttcattatagagtatttcataagagagtgagtgttgggaaacacttgtgtgaaccctttctttggagtgatcctgtgaggttattctcttggggtatttgggattaattagagtatttactctaattttgtactctcttttgtactcttgttggtatagtaaaattgctcctctccgcttgtggacgtaggtcaccttgaccgaaccatgttaaatttgtgtcttctttatattctttaattgccgttattatcaactttcattgtctttgttattgttattataccGTTGTTCGGCTAAATTCTACACTACCCGGGTTCTCAATCCTAACATATTGTATAATAAAATGAAAAACATGGTACAGGGTAGTGTCATTACCTAATTCTGAAGCAGCGACCCTCACGAACAGGTCTTGCTCATTGTGGCTCAACTCTCTAATATCAATGAGTTCACCAAACCATAGTAAGCATCCACTTCCACCATTTCTAACATCAAGATTTGAGTAGGCTGTACAATTGCAATCAGCCAAGCACAGTTTTTTGCATCCTTCAAGGTCCATGCTCTGATTATACCACGAGTGTCTAGAATCCGGCATCTTAATACCCGTCAATTTAAGAAAATCATCTTGGTTACAAGCCAAAGAAGTTCTCCTTATACAACCACTAGACCAGTCCGCTGCATACCATTGATTCGGATACCTGTGAAAAcataattatgtaatcaaaataaACTTCCACGTGCTTGGCCCAGGGATAAGAATTTAGCCATACGGCGAGAAAGCTTgtgaagacataattaagtaatTAAAAATGTGCTCTCCCTAATAACTTAAGAAGAGACAGTCACACAGTTTAATAAATACCTAGGCTCGAAACCTCTCAGACAGTCACATGGAGGTGAGTTATTGATGTTGCAGCTTGCGTAAGGTCCGCATAAAGCAAAACGATCACAGTTACCAAATTGTGCTGTCAAGTAGAGAAACCAGCTCTGACTGCGCTCTATCCATGTTAGGTGCTCTACAACCCCATCCGCGTCGATCACCACCCTGGTGGGCAGGGACGCATTCTTAATCTCGTATTTGTAGTAAATTTCCTGCTGATTAATAACAAACTCGAAAGTATAATATATATTTGGTTTAGAATTAGGGCTACCACTAAATGCAATACCGTTCCATGGCCCTACGTTATATACTATAGATGAATTTTTCAGCACGACCAATTGCGGGTACCCATGAGAATCAAGAAAGTCTACATATTCACCAGGAGCAGGATCATCAGTGCTCTTCCATGACGATATGTACCAATCCATGCCCGTGACCAAGTTACGTCCAAGCTTCATGCCAGGTAATAAAGTATTTCCTGGATAGTCAAAACTCTGCCACACGAGATTAATTTCCGCGTCTCTGTCATTTCTGTCACTGACAACAAGGTTCCCAGAATCCAAAATCCGTGCTTTTGGATTTTTTAAGGATCTTGATGAGTTTGATGACCAAATTGAGGCATTGGAACTGTTGACAAGTACAAGAGTTCCATTGGGTTTAAGTGTTAACATTCCTGAAGTGTCATTCAATggaatgtttctgttggcaaccCAGACGGCAGTTGTAGGTAATAGCTTCTTGTACCATATCCCAACATAGCGATTCTTGGAATTTCCAGGGCTGAAAAATCCAAGTTCATAAACCCCACCAGCTGAAACAATTGTATCACCATCTCTAATGGGTTTATCTCTAGTGATCGTGTCTAATGCTGCAGAAGTTAGTAAGATGAAGAGTAATTGGGAACAAACAAATAAAGGTAGCCCTTTCATGAATTCTGACTCATGTTTTCAGTTGACAAGGTTAAAGCCTTAAAGCCATATTATAGGGGACACAGAGTGAATTCCACTAACTTTGACTGACAAGGCTAATTTTCCCTGTCCAATCTAAAGTTATGTTCATTATTCGTttatataaagaaaatgacaAGAAATCTTATTTGCATAACTGAAATGTGAATTGGATCTTGGAAGCATCTTAAGGAAATAAGCTAAATATATGTATGGTTTTGGAAAACTCTTAATGAAGGTCTTTCACGGCTTCTTTATTTTATTGGCAACTACctagaatttagaattttctccTGTGATTTCATTTTAACCTTTTTACGAGCCAATCACTTAACTGTGAATAGTATCACTTCAAAATTGAATAGTTCGTTCAACTTAACTGCTGAGACTTGAGAGGCATATATAAAGGCGGCTAAGAATTACATTATTAGCATGTAAAAGTCTGAACTTGTTCAAAGTTGTACGCCTTTGACTCCCCAATACCCACTTATAAACCGGTGTTTGCAATAAATCTATGCTATGCCCCTCCACATTTGCTTTTATTATTTAATCTTCGTTAATTTTTATATAAACTTTTACCTTATTTTATCACCGAGCTATGCTAAGTTAGTATTATTGGTGTTTCTTTTAATATGTCCTTTAAGGATTTGACACTCCTATtagtaaaattaattaattaatcacaTTAATCATAAAGGATATATGAGTAAATCCTCATATCTCTtccttaaataaaataataataaatgacaatACGTTTTTAGAATAGTAAAGGTGTGACGAGAAAAAGAAAATTCATGTCTTCTTAGCTTTTAAATTGCCAAATACTTTTACCAAATCTTTTAgataaagtgaaaaataaaagaatgtgaaaaaaTATAATTCAGTATAAACATCAAATACGTATAAATATTATTATCTTTTCAACGGAGAAGGGAGTGATGGAAAGGGATACTTCCTCCtccttttttctttccttttcctgATACAATCAATCaggtcaaaataaaaaataagatttctaccatttctcATTACATATTTCATAATATTGACGCATtcgttttttcttttttcttttcataaTGTAAATCGTGGTAAAGTCACCatatctcttcttcttttttctttttctttttttcattttattttaagaGAAGTCACCGTTTAATATTCAACTTAGAGGAAAAAACAAAAAGACTAGTTTGCCATGCTAAATATAATCTTCTACTAGTCTTCCTGGAAGTTGTTGAGAAATATCTTTCCGAAGCGTTATTAATGTTTATACAGTACAAAGAAGttattgttataaatatattatactgTGGATGTCCATTTAGTACTCTTGTATAAATAAACTTTCTAAAAAATCTTATTCATATTGGATTTCACTGTAactatgtttatctatttagtactttattggaaataagcctcctgaagaatttTATTATTTTGACACTCCGTTGTGGATAAATATTACTCTTGTATAAGATTATCTATAACTGGTACAataacagcttacaagcagcttatacaacagcttgcagtagcagatTACACAACAACTTCCCTTCTTGTATAACTAGAAGAGTTTTTAGTTCAATATATACATCAGAttaaagttgaataatatatcagtttctctctatacttgtctttactttacagattttattttataacatgttatcaacacgagactctaccattttgagtaattacttcgaatttaatttctatttcaatGTTCATATCAATGTAAAGCGACACTCTTACGTTCGTAgttagatcttgttcattccgagcatcataaggcagattatatccttgaggtggcgaatttttcttcttggcagtagtgagccgagggtctattggaaacaacctagaggtaaggtctgcgtagacactaccctccccatacctcacttgtgggattttactgggtcgttgttgttattgttgtagtagtgatgtagatatcacttacatctGGACTGAAAATATGCGTAAattaatttgagccttttgcttatattttaatatctttatcatcgcttgcttggttatatgttacgtatatagtacctattttggtatttatttccatcctaattatcttaataaaggattatAAAGTGGATAACATtattagatccacttaaactccagtggagtttgcaagaaatatacaaccacaagaagtggttatgtttcgtatatctcattgtaactaactTTTGTTAACCACCAcaagtggtatatgcctatgaccacgcgAAATGATGATTTAGGCTTTCTATGGTTACTATTgaagataagctagagaaatattctctatattacataCACACCTCGATTTGCTtctgaagtagtaaatattttaaaagaggttgcaacatca of Nicotiana tomentosiformis chromosome 7, ASM39032v3, whole genome shotgun sequence contains these proteins:
- the LOC104088693 gene encoding G-type lectin S-receptor-like serine/threonine-protein kinase At4g27290 isoform X1; the encoded protein is MKGLPLFVCSQLLFILLTSAALDTITRDKPIRDGDTIVSAGGVYELGFFSPGNSKNRYVGIWYKKLLPTTAVWVANRNIPLNDTSGMLTLKPNGTLVLVNSSNASIWSSNSSRSLKNPKARILDSGNLVVSDRNDRDAEINLVWQSFDYPGNTLLPGMKLGRNLVTGMDWYISSWKSTDDPAPGEYVDFLDSHGYPQLVVLKNSSIVYNVGPWNGIAFSGSPNSKPNIYYTFEFVINQQEIYYKYEIKNASLPTRVVIDADGVVEHLTWIERSQSWFLYLTAQFGNCDRFALCGPYASCNINNSPPCDCLRGFEPRYPNQWYAADWSSGCIRRTSLACNQDDFLKLTGIKMPDSRHSWYNQSMDLEGCKKLCLADCNCTAYSNLDVRNGGSGCLLWFGELIDIRELSHNEQDLFVRVAASELDSDRKRRRKRSTLIAVISAVLATFILSVLAWFSFQRRKRRTGSEVSNEEMELPLFDLVAVTSATNNFSSANVIGEGGFGPVYKGILPNGQEIAVKRLSKYSGQGVQELKNEIVLISKLQHRNLVKLLGCCLEGEERMLIYEFMPNTSLDYFIFDPSRNPSLPWKNRFEIAMGISRGLLYLHQDSRLRIIHRDLKTSNILLDSGMNAKISDFGLAKILGGDQVEGKTKRVIGTYGYMSPEYAVDGKYSVKSDVFSIGVIILEIVSGRRNRRFRHLEHHHNLLGHAWLLWNEGKALELMDECLEESFSESQVLRCIQVGLLCVQKLPEDRPTMASVVFWLGNEDLVLPQPKQPGFYVERNSMESTESADEGCLSNNVSLTVLEPR
- the LOC104088693 gene encoding G-type lectin S-receptor-like serine/threonine-protein kinase At4g27290 isoform X2; translation: MKGLPLFVCSQLLFILLTSAALDTITRDKPIRDGDTIVSAGGVYELGFFSPGNSKNRYVGIWYKKLLPTTAVWVANRNIPLNDTSGMLTLKPNGTLVLVNSSNASIWSSNSSRSLKNPKARILDSGNLVVSDRNDRDAEINLVWQSFDYPGNTLLPGMKLGRNLVTGMDWYISSWKSTDDPAPGEYVDFLDSHGYPQLVVLKNSSIVYNVGPWNGIAFSGSPNSKPNIYYTFEFVINQQEIYYKYEIKNASLPTRVVIDADGVVEHLTWIERSQSWFLYLTAQFGNCDRFALCGPYASCNINNSPPCDCLRGFEPRYPNQWYAADWSSGCIRRTSLACNQDDFLKLTGIKMPDSRHSWYNQSMDLEGCKKLCLADCNCTAYSNLDVRNGGSGCLLWFGELIDIRELSHNEQDLFVRVAASELDRKRRRKRSTLIAVISAVLATFILSVLAWFSFQRRKRRTGSEVSNEEMELPLFDLVAVTSATNNFSSANVIGEGGFGPVYKGILPNGQEIAVKRLSKYSGQGVQELKNEIVLISKLQHRNLVKLLGCCLEGEERMLIYEFMPNTSLDYFIFDPSRNPSLPWKNRFEIAMGISRGLLYLHQDSRLRIIHRDLKTSNILLDSGMNAKISDFGLAKILGGDQVEGKTKRVIGTYGYMSPEYAVDGKYSVKSDVFSIGVIILEIVSGRRNRRFRHLEHHHNLLGHAWLLWNEGKALELMDECLEESFSESQVLRCIQVGLLCVQKLPEDRPTMASVVFWLGNEDLVLPQPKQPGFYVERNSMESTESADEGCLSNNVSLTVLEPR